The nucleotide window CGCACCAGAACTACTTCTTCCTCTCGCCACCGGTTCCTATCGCTGAGCTGGTGCTGTCTTCCTCgtcccggcttgcggcgtgcaccatgagtcgggacagtaggcctccgaaaccgcacctctttgagtcctatacgggagaagggtgataaggtttttggggagcgctcagcgcgactactgacttcttcgtcacggacgccccggactccgatgacttcttccccgacgtcgacaaccttctcgacgacatggctggcgaggacaccgaccctaagtccagtgctactgctgctgctgtcccgtacgtgttcttgcTCTTTCTGTTAGAGGTCCTGTCGTAGTTCTTTGCTCTAGTGTCTGTCCTACATATGATAGGTTCTACGCCATATATGCAACCTCTTCTACTATCTGCTTTAGACATGTTTGGTTGCAGTTCATATATGCAGATgttatttaccttctctctgtcagatcGCATGACTACTTTTATCCATgttatattagtcatgctttatctaataTTTCTATTAATAAAAttatttggtaaattgctcatatttccaacaatatgTACTTCACCACTCCCTGTTCATCAATCATCATGGAGACCATGTCATTCTTTTTGCAAAGGCACCGGCACGCCACCACCTCATACTAAATAATGCCTCCTTTTCTGCAAGTGGACGCTGAGACCTGGAATCACTGCATGTCGTTGAGCGACCTATTAGTAACTTACACAATGAAAATCAGCGGTAATGAGACTGGATTTTCTACTCTCGGATATACTACACCCGAGTTAGCAaaaaagttgaaaaaagtttatcaaacgaaatccaaaaaatctgaaattttgcTACATCAAACATTATCATATGTTTGAGGTTCTTGCCAAGTTTCATCGAAAAATAATATCTGAGGAGCTCTCAcccaaaaaaaaaaacaaaatcgcTGCTGAAAGTTTTGTGCACTGTTTGAGCAGTGATTTTGTTATTTTTGATGAGACCTCCTCAGATGTTATTTTTAGATGAAATTTTGCAAGAACCTCAGCCGCGTGATAATGTTTCCTGTcccaaaatttcagattttttggacAATGTTTGATCACAATTTTTCAATCTTTTGCTAACTCGGGTGTACTACACCCCAGAGTAGCCACTACTTTCCGTAAATGGAATTGAGCAACTAAAGTTTTGACGAACCAGCCGAGCCATCGAGCTGGATCTTTACATGGCTTCGGAGGGCCGGCGGAGTACGTCGACCTGAGCACGCAGGTGAACGGCATAGTCCATCGCCTCGCAGAGCAGGGTGACCTCGTCGACTGCGGAGTCCCGGCCTCCTGGTATCACCTCCCTCAGCGTCGTCATCCTCCTCCTCACCAGCCTCCCCACAACGTTGCTCCTCTTGCAGCTGCGGCACCTCCTCATGATCCTCCGGCACCTCTGTACCTTGCACGCTCTGGACGCCGGATCCAAGATGGCCTTGGGCCACCTCGCTCCGCCGCCATGCGCAGTCGCCATAGCGACGTCCATGGAGGACTTGACGGCGCGCTTCCTCTCGTGGAGGCTACTGGTGCCGCCGAAGGACGTGTTCGGGCGTGCCTGTAGctggaggcggaggaggaggttCTTCACGAAGGCCTGCTTGAAGGACTTGGTGCTGGTGCTAGGACCTTGCATGGTTGTTTCTGTTCTTTTGCTAGAGTAGAGACAGGATGTACTTGCTGTGATAAGTAATGTCGATGGATGATATGATGTACTTGCTGGCGCAGAAACATGGGCGCTCCTGCTGCTTAAATAAGACTGGTCTCCGGCATGTGGTGTCACTAAGTAGTACCTTAATTGAACATGTATGTCCCATATACTCCCTCTAGTCCAATATGTAGTGCGCATGGTTTGAGGctccaagaccaaggcatgacGTGGAGATGTACTTCTAGACCATAGTAACCCTGCATGCACACTCTCCGTACATAGCCATGTGGATGTGCTGCATCTCCAGTGAAAAGCTAGGGGTAATTCTTGTCCAAAGTGCTTCATacgcactacattgtggaattcTTGCAAGAAACTAATACGCACTACATTGTCCAAAGTCTCTGATTCATAATCTCTCACTCATGCATGAATGATTTTTACTGTTGATGTTGGATATTAATGCTCCTCCTTTTCATGATGTATACCCTGTGTCGGCGACTTGAAGCTCAAAAGTATAGAACCACATGCTCATGGCATTTATTTGTGACCGCCGAGCACATTCTTCCCTGCTGTCGACGTGCTCTTATTCTTCCATGATGATGATGTCGCTATGCATGAATGTAGAACGGAGAAGTAGGACCCGAGATTTTTTAAGAAAAGGAGGAAAACCCTCTCTCTACGTCTGGACGATGCATGCAACCATTTTATTACTTGTTCACAAAGGCTTTACAAAGTAATATATCAGTACGCCTGAAGCCACCATCTTGGCAACATTTATCGCTACTCCTCTCTACTTGATGAAGGGTGCCGATAGTCCGAGCCGAATACCAAACAGACCTTGCACCATAGCCTAACATCTAAAACCGGAGACTCCAACCAATCCACATTGCCGGGTCTGAGACACACACCGGTCCGGCGCCCTCtcagaggccgccgccgccgtcttccACCGATTCATCTTCAGAGTTGTACTGACGCATCGACCTTGCCAGGCCTAGCTGTCGTCAATGCCACCATGACCCAGACAATGCCACCATCCTGCGCTTGTCCATCATCACACACCCACGCTGGTCCATGCCGCAGAGACCCGCCGTTGTCAATGTGCCAGATGCCACGCCGCTCCTTCTTCTGCATTTCCTCTAACCGAGCTTCCGAACGCACCAGGCAGCGCCTCCAAGAAGGGCTCGACACATGTAGTCCCGCCGCCCAAGATTTGGGGTGTTTACCTGGGCATGGGGTCGGGGTGGAGGGCAGGGACCTCGACGGCGCCTGCAAGGAGGAGAACGACAACCTTGGTCGTCACCACCATCGGGATGAGCGAGTCATCCAGAGTTTCCTTCAGTCCGATGTCACCTCTACCAGCCCCTGGGCATAAAGTCGGGGTGGAGGGCAGGGGCCTCAACGGCGCCTGCAAGTAGGAAGCGAGATGTCCACAAGCTTAAGGTCTCCCAAGCGCATGATTATACAATAGTGAGCTGGCTTCCGTGTCATGATTGCACATAAATGGCTCGAAAAGTTGAAAGGGAGTTGAGCTATATAAGGTGCAGAGTACAGCACAACACATGCTGACTTACATATACGAAAACATATCAAACGTCCCATCATCACAAATTGCCTGTGCCTTAGGCCCTTAGCTGTACGTATTATCATTGTGTATTGTCTTATGCTGGGTATGGAACTGTGGATATTTTTTGAAACGAAGGCTCAAGCAGAGCCCAgctttgaattaacaaagccatcaaccggccAGGAAATACAATCACCCTTACAACGAGAAAGTAAAACAAAGAAACTGAAGACGACATATACAAGGTGCTACAAAAGCAGCCTACAAGCACCATGACAGAAAGCACAAGAAGATATTACAGTTAAACTAGCTAAATGCTGAGGGAGCCCTTCGACGCGAATGACACACCGAAGCAAGACAGCGAGAGAACTTCACGAGAAGAACCCGCCTAGTGGAGATGAACACGCCCTCATCCACTCCGAAAGGAGACCACCGTCATTGAACCTTCCCTCTCCAATCCGAAGGGGACCCCTGCCCCTCACCTTGGATTGAAGGGCGCCGGACCGTCGGAAATTGGAGCAACTCACCCTAGAGCAAGGAACGGTATAAATTCTGGAGCACCTTGGGAGATTCTCAGCAAGGCCAACCCCCTGAGCAAAGATCGCCAGGAGAAGAGCCCAACCGCAGTTCACTGGGTCACACACGAAGAAACGAAGCCGCTGAAGGACGAGGGCGCCGATGGAACAAATAGCAGAGTTGATAAGCGACCGTAGCTGAGATAAGATCAAT belongs to Triticum urartu cultivar G1812 chromosome 7, Tu2.1, whole genome shotgun sequence and includes:
- the LOC125524527 gene encoding uncharacterized protein LOC125524527, whose product is MKHFGQELPLAFHWRCSTSTWLCTESVHAGLLWSRSTSPRHALVLEPQTMRTTYWTRGSIWDIHVQLRYYLVTPHAGDQSYLSSRSAHVSAPASTSYHPSTLLITASTSCLYSSKRTETTMQGPSTSTKSFKQAFVKNLLLRLQLQARPNTSFGGTSSLHERKRAVKSSMDVAMATAHGGGARWPKAILDPASRACKVQRCRRIMRRCRSCKRSNVVGRLVRRRMTTLREVIPGGRDSAVDEVTLLCEAMDYAVHLRAQVDVLRRPSEAM